In Phycisphaerae bacterium, a genomic segment contains:
- the zwf gene encoding glucose-6-phosphate dehydrogenase, which translates to MEKIHPSVTHEQMLCVESPAPACGLVVLGASGDLAKRKLIPALGNLFKRGLLGNGFFFLGCGRKNLSSADFIKTAAESIKDIPVKQKTDFLNSFYYVSGDYSDKNFYENIKKTLSELDKKQGRDSGRVFYLSLPPEMYQEVVQQLGQSGLNKNNSFTRLVVEKPFGRDLKSALELNNCLSKWFAEEEIYRIDHYLGKETVQNILMFRFANSIFEPIWNRDHIDHVQITIAESIGIETRGSYYDKSGALRDMFVNHMMSMLSLVAMEPPASFHAEHIRDEKVKLLRCIRPFNLQPWSEDIVKGQYAAGSIDGKNIPAYRQEANVEKNSNTETYVAARLFVDNWRWQDVPFYLRTGKRLAKRVTEIAVTFKKVPHSMFASAGIDELPSNVLVIKIQPKEGISLFFEAKRPGPKLCIGTLEMDFNYTEIFGTDTPDAYERLLLDCMLGDQTLFTRIDDVKLAWGLIDNILNLWKQQEIAPFPYRAGSDSFPEADALVQKDGRNWRKITEM; encoded by the coding sequence ATGGAAAAGATTCATCCATCGGTCACACACGAGCAAATGCTTTGCGTTGAGTCGCCGGCACCGGCCTGCGGTCTTGTCGTTTTGGGCGCTTCCGGCGATTTGGCTAAAAGAAAACTTATTCCCGCTCTCGGCAATCTCTTTAAAAGAGGCCTGCTCGGAAATGGTTTTTTCTTTCTCGGATGCGGAAGAAAAAATCTCAGCAGCGCTGATTTCATAAAAACAGCCGCCGAGTCGATAAAAGATATTCCGGTAAAACAGAAAACTGATTTCTTAAACAGTTTCTATTACGTAAGCGGCGATTACAGCGACAAAAACTTCTACGAAAACATCAAAAAAACACTCTCCGAACTCGACAAAAAACAGGGCAGAGATTCCGGAAGGGTTTTTTACCTTTCCCTGCCGCCGGAGATGTACCAGGAAGTTGTTCAACAGCTCGGACAATCAGGACTTAACAAAAACAACAGTTTCACAAGATTAGTCGTTGAAAAACCATTCGGAAGAGATTTGAAAAGCGCACTTGAGCTTAACAACTGCTTAAGCAAATGGTTCGCCGAAGAAGAGATATACCGGATAGACCATTACCTCGGCAAGGAAACCGTTCAAAATATCCTGATGTTCCGTTTCGCCAATTCGATTTTCGAGCCGATATGGAACAGGGACCATATCGACCATGTCCAGATAACCATCGCCGAATCAATCGGCATAGAGACCAGGGGCAGCTACTACGACAAAAGCGGCGCTCTTCGGGATATGTTCGTCAATCATATGATGAGCATGCTTTCTCTTGTCGCGATGGAGCCGCCGGCGTCCTTCCATGCCGAACACATCCGCGATGAAAAAGTAAAACTTCTAAGATGTATTCGGCCGTTCAATCTCCAGCCGTGGAGCGAGGATATCGTCAAAGGCCAATACGCCGCCGGAAGCATCGACGGAAAAAATATACCGGCTTACCGGCAGGAAGCAAATGTCGAAAAAAATTCAAATACGGAAACATACGTCGCAGCGAGACTTTTCGTGGATAACTGGAGATGGCAGGATGTGCCCTTCTATCTGCGGACAGGAAAAAGACTGGCAAAACGCGTTACGGAAATAGCGGTAACCTTCAAAAAAGTTCCGCATTCGATGTTCGCCTCGGCCGGTATAGACGAGCTGCCGTCTAACGTACTTGTAATTAAAATTCAGCCGAAGGAAGGTATAAGTCTTTTCTTCGAGGCCAAAAGACCGGGGCCGAAACTCTGTATCGGCACTCTCGAAATGGATTTTAACTATACCGAAATTTTCGGCACAGATACGCCGGACGCATACGAAAGACTTCTGCTCGATTGTATGCTCGGCGACCAGACTTTATTTACAAGAATCGACGATGTAAAACTCGCCTGGGGACTAATCGACAACATCCTTAACCTCTGGAAACAACAGGAGATAGCACCATTTCCTTACCGCGCCGGAAGCGACAGCTTCCCGGAGGCTGACGCACTCGTCCAGAAAGACGGAAGAAACTGGCGAAAAATCACCGAAATGTGA
- a CDS encoding HypC/HybG/HupF family hydrogenase formation chaperone has product MCLAVPARIIELKGDDAIADAIGNRIQAKTSLVPNVKLGDIVLIHAGFAITVLDEEEAKKTWQLLEELDNFSKTDNKVSG; this is encoded by the coding sequence ATGTGTCTTGCAGTACCCGCGAGGATAATCGAACTTAAAGGCGACGACGCAATCGCCGACGCCATAGGCAATCGCATACAGGCAAAGACGTCACTTGTACCAAATGTGAAACTGGGAGACATTGTCCTTATCCACGCAGGCTTTGCGATAACAGTTCTCGACGAAGAAGAGGCCAAGAAAACATGGCAGCTGCTGGAAGAACTGGATAATTTTTCAAAAACCGACAATAAAGTGTCCGGCTGA
- a CDS encoding Rrf2 family transcriptional regulator — translation MDVIRRNTDYALRLVVGLVENYGGQPISARQLAKNQDVSETLACKLLQKLSSAKLVKSSMGATGGFELAKEPAKINLYQVIRAIQGEVCLNQCVLDPKSCPKKPKCAVSKKLASLQKYIEASLKDTTLDKLLK, via the coding sequence ATGGATGTAATAAGACGAAACACAGATTATGCCCTGCGGCTTGTTGTCGGGCTTGTGGAAAACTACGGCGGCCAGCCCATTTCCGCAAGACAGCTTGCAAAGAATCAGGATGTCTCCGAAACGCTGGCCTGCAAACTGCTGCAGAAACTTTCCTCGGCAAAATTAGTTAAAAGCAGTATGGGCGCAACCGGCGGCTTCGAGCTTGCCAAAGAGCCGGCGAAAATAAACCTGTATCAGGTAATACGGGCCATTCAGGGGGAGGTGTGTCTTAATCAATGCGTCCTCGACCCTAAAAGCTGTCCAAAGAAACCTAAATGCGCAGTTAGTAAAAAACTGGCGTCTTTGCAAAAATATATCGAAGCGTCATTAAAAGATACGACGCTGGATAAGTTACTAAAATAA
- a CDS encoding flavin reductase: protein MEAGKIDLEALFQLNYGMYILSSTKAHAVNGCIANTVFQITPEPPIIVVSVSKENVTHEYIKSSGFFAVSVLAEDTPIKFVGMFGFRSGKTFDKFKDTVSKRGTTGCPVVLENTTGYVEAQVINFIDVETHTLFIGKVVACEQFNNGKIAMTYNYYRDVKKGRTPRTAATYQKKSSETQQQKPEISKGDKTMKKYKCTMCGYIYDPVKGDPDNGVEPGTAFEDVPDNWVCPECGAGKDEFEPYNG, encoded by the coding sequence ATGGAAGCCGGCAAAATTGATTTGGAAGCCCTGTTCCAGCTTAACTATGGAATGTATATATTAAGCTCTACCAAGGCTCACGCCGTCAACGGCTGCATCGCGAATACTGTTTTCCAGATTACTCCGGAACCGCCGATAATCGTCGTAAGTGTCAGCAAAGAAAACGTTACGCACGAGTATATAAAAAGCAGCGGTTTTTTTGCCGTCTCCGTTCTCGCTGAAGATACGCCGATAAAATTTGTAGGAATGTTCGGCTTTCGCTCAGGTAAAACCTTCGATAAATTCAAGGATACCGTATCCAAACGAGGCACAACAGGCTGCCCGGTTGTCCTTGAAAATACTACCGGATATGTCGAAGCGCAGGTGATAAATTTCATCGATGTGGAAACTCATACGCTGTTTATAGGCAAGGTAGTCGCCTGTGAGCAATTCAATAACGGAAAAATCGCGATGACATATAACTATTATCGCGACGTAAAGAAAGGCAGAACGCCGAGAACAGCGGCAACCTATCAGAAAAAATCTTCAGAAACGCAACAGCAAAAACCAGAAATTTCAAAAGGAGATAAAACCATGAAAAAATACAAATGTACTATGTGCGGCTATATCTACGACCCGGTCAAGGGCGACCCAGATAACGGCGTTGAGCCGGGAACCGCATTCGAAGATGTTCCTGACAACTGGGTCTGCCCGGAATGCGGCGCGGGCAAGGATGAATTCGAGCCATATAACGGCTAA
- a CDS encoding CPBP family intramembrane glutamic endopeptidase has product MARKESNKNGNHVSIAARSANTGYFARTSRPVYALMFLLPFIVLYEILVLMVNPQLLSEPANNVRGGVVAFVWIQNFLQYIGLDGKNSWLCAPLVIIITLLILQGTARKPWKIIWSDFAVMAVECIVISLPLIILAMVLNRPAQSQAAGMLAAVSKFSHHSFMMDIITGIGAGIYEELVFRLVLIGLLMLFFETILGVERTKAIIISIAVSAVLFSLHHHFVFLNGRLVRSEVLTLAPFIFRTIAGIYFAAIFAVRGYGIVAVAHIFYDIFATVLNVFLFGQS; this is encoded by the coding sequence ATGGCTCGAAAGGAATCGAATAAAAACGGTAACCATGTTTCCATTGCCGCCCGGTCGGCAAACACAGGATATTTTGCACGGACATCCCGGCCGGTTTACGCACTTATGTTTCTCCTGCCCTTTATCGTTCTTTATGAAATTCTCGTTCTCATGGTCAATCCTCAGCTTCTCAGCGAGCCGGCAAACAATGTTCGCGGCGGGGTCGTGGCGTTTGTCTGGATACAGAACTTTTTGCAGTACATTGGTTTGGACGGAAAAAACTCCTGGCTCTGTGCGCCGCTGGTCATAATTATAACACTGCTGATTTTGCAGGGTACCGCAAGGAAGCCGTGGAAGATTATCTGGTCTGACTTTGCAGTAATGGCCGTTGAATGTATCGTAATATCACTGCCTCTCATTATTCTTGCCATGGTTTTGAATCGTCCGGCTCAGTCGCAGGCCGCCGGTATGCTTGCAGCCGTCTCGAAATTCAGTCATCACAGTTTTATGATGGATATTATTACCGGTATTGGTGCCGGCATTTACGAGGAGCTTGTTTTCAGGCTGGTTCTTATTGGTTTATTGATGTTATTTTTTGAAACTATTCTTGGCGTTGAGAGAACCAAGGCGATTATTATATCCATCGCCGTTTCAGCGGTTTTGTTTAGTCTGCATCATCATTTTGTTTTTCTGAACGGCAGGCTTGTAAGGTCTGAGGTTTTGACGCTTGCTCCGTTTATTTTCAGGACGATTGCCGGTATTTATTTTGCCGCTATTTTCGCTGTTCGCGGCTATGGTATTGTGGCGGTGGCTCATATCTTTTATGACATTTTTGCGACTGTTCTCAATGTTTTTCTGTTTGGTCAGAGCTGA
- a CDS encoding TRAP transporter small permease has product MIKYLEKTDTILRKILVSTAAIFLLAMLFLTCVNIVTRRFSLPIQGTFELTGLFGAVAGAAALGYTQKKKENIAVDILVNHMPKSVRTTVSVINDFVCAAFSALAAWQIIKIGLTHIRSGEVTETLRIVSYPFIFLTAAGFAALGFVFVIDMLKTVTAGGEKQP; this is encoded by the coding sequence ATGATTAAATATTTAGAAAAAACAGATACGATACTGCGCAAAATCCTGGTATCGACGGCGGCGATATTTCTGCTGGCTATGCTTTTTTTGACCTGTGTCAATATCGTAACCCGCAGATTCTCCCTGCCGATACAGGGCACATTCGAGCTTACCGGTTTATTCGGCGCCGTTGCCGGTGCCGCGGCACTTGGGTACACACAAAAGAAAAAAGAGAACATCGCCGTTGATATCCTTGTGAACCATATGCCGAAATCCGTACGGACAACCGTCTCTGTTATAAACGACTTCGTTTGCGCGGCGTTTTCCGCTCTGGCCGCCTGGCAGATTATTAAAATCGGCCTGACCCATATAAGAAGCGGCGAAGTTACCGAAACGCTCAGGATAGTTTCTTATCCTTTTATATTTTTAACCGCGGCAGGCTTCGCGGCGCTGGGATTTGTTTTTGTTATCGATATGCTCAAAACCGTCACGGCCGGAGGAGAAAAACAACCATGA
- a CDS encoding ferritin, translated as MISEKMVEALNDQINAELHSAYLYHAMEAYFMFSNLEGFANWMRVQTKEEMTHAAKIYDFINDRNGRVELEALEKPQSSWASPLAAFEAAYKHEQFITDRINKLLELAQSEKDHATASFLKWFVDEQVEEEASALKIVEKLKLIKDSAGGLLMLDHQLEKREFGGEDKD; from the coding sequence ATGATAAGCGAAAAAATGGTTGAGGCGCTGAATGACCAGATAAACGCTGAGCTGCATTCGGCATATTTGTATCACGCGATGGAAGCGTATTTTATGTTCAGCAATCTCGAAGGGTTCGCCAACTGGATGAGGGTTCAAACAAAGGAAGAAATGACTCACGCCGCGAAAATTTACGATTTTATCAACGACCGAAACGGCAGGGTCGAGCTCGAAGCACTGGAAAAACCGCAGAGCAGTTGGGCAAGCCCGCTGGCCGCGTTCGAAGCCGCCTACAAGCACGAACAGTTCATCACCGACAGAATAAACAAACTTCTGGAACTGGCGCAAAGCGAAAAAGACCATGCGACTGCAAGTTTCCTTAAATGGTTCGTCGATGAACAGGTGGAAGAAGAAGCCAGCGCACTTAAAATCGTCGAGAAATTAAAACTTATTAAGGATTCCGCCGGCGGCCTGCTGATGCTGGACCATCAGCTTGAAAAAAGAGAATTCGGCGGAGAGGACAAAGACTAA
- a CDS encoding DUF2617 family protein: MMDTPNTNVVVSELTFTLYQRPLHPELFNIYEKRTIKTDKYEAIIWATGGSHVVSVFASDLCLSELISTPTQLLPRRGLIERFRFAGQRNHKCTLAKGLSYMTDFQVEKMSPNLYRQSHTDLEKFARNRGIFVKFPKLAIGGLEPFSYIDFEARRDELHIHAFHAYPDQVTIIKTQSLFDMH; the protein is encoded by the coding sequence ATGATGGATACACCTAATACAAATGTCGTTGTCAGTGAATTGACCTTTACGCTTTACCAAAGGCCGCTTCATCCGGAACTTTTCAACATCTATGAAAAACGCACTATAAAAACGGATAAATACGAAGCGATCATCTGGGCTACAGGCGGTTCGCATGTAGTGAGCGTTTTCGCCAGCGACCTTTGTCTGTCTGAACTTATCAGCACGCCGACTCAGCTTTTGCCTCGCCGCGGCCTGATTGAAAGATTCAGATTCGCCGGCCAGAGAAATCATAAATGCACACTCGCCAAGGGCCTTAGCTATATGACGGATTTTCAGGTCGAAAAGATGAGTCCGAACCTGTACCGTCAAAGCCATACGGACCTTGAAAAGTTTGCGCGTAATCGCGGCATATTTGTAAAGTTCCCCAAACTTGCCATCGGCGGCCTTGAGCCGTTCAGCTATATTGATTTCGAGGCAAGACGGGACGAACTGCACATTCACGCGTTCCACGCATATCCCGACCAGGTGACAATCATAAAGACACAGTCCCTGTTCGATATGCACTAA
- a CDS encoding endonuclease III domain-containing protein: protein MTREKIQQIYELLFERFGPQRWWPGETRDEIIVGAILTQNTNWQNVEKAIGNLKKASAMSLEKLYALGQPALAELIRPAGYYNIKAKRLKNFLKWLFENHNGSLAEIEPIHTENLREELLQINGIGRETADSILLYAFDRPVFVVDAYTYRIATRHQLIEPECDYEQLKSLFEDNLESDVKLFNEYHALLVRAGKEFCKPKAKCADCPLEKLPHIIETDMI, encoded by the coding sequence ATGACACGAGAAAAGATACAACAGATTTACGAATTACTGTTCGAGCGGTTCGGGCCGCAGCGATGGTGGCCGGGCGAAACCAGAGATGAAATTATCGTCGGGGCGATACTGACCCAGAACACCAACTGGCAAAATGTCGAAAAGGCCATCGGCAACCTGAAAAAAGCCTCGGCAATGAGTCTTGAAAAACTTTATGCCCTCGGGCAGCCTGCCCTTGCCGAGCTTATCAGGCCCGCAGGATATTACAATATCAAGGCAAAGAGACTTAAAAATTTTCTGAAATGGCTCTTCGAAAATCATAACGGCTCGCTTGCCGAAATAGAGCCCATCCATACCGAAAACCTGCGGGAAGAACTTCTGCAGATAAACGGTATCGGAAGAGAAACAGCGGATTCAATTCTGCTTTATGCTTTCGACAGGCCGGTGTTTGTCGTTGACGCTTATACATACAGAATCGCGACAAGACATCAGCTAATCGAGCCCGAGTGCGATTACGAGCAGCTTAAAAGCCTGTTCGAGGATAATCTCGAAAGCGATGTGAAACTTTTCAACGAATATCACGCCCTGCTTGTGCGGGCCGGCAAGGAATTCTGCAAACCAAAAGCAAAATGCGCAGACTGTCCGCTTGAAAAATTGCCGCACATAATTGAAACCGATATGATATGA
- the hypF gene encoding carbamoyltransferase HypF has protein sequence MTIIRKKITVHGQVQGIGFRPFVFKLANELKLTGFVYNYTQGVIIEIQGIKSIADNFIERLKNAREEKPLIKIISLDSADVEPIADEKTFEIKRSIAGGTIIAEVTADIATCEDCLRELFDKGDFRYRYPFINCTNCGPRYSIIKTIPYDRPNTTMSDFAMCDKCREQYENPSDRRFHAQPVACPVCGPKIKLCESNGKEIESDSDKVIAETVRLLLEGKILAIKGLGGFHLACDAENDNAVKQLRLRKMRDDKPFAMMAADIEKIRQFAEVDKTSEETLKSIQAPIVLLPKKEPNTIAPSVAAGVNTFGFMLPYTPLHHLIFAGKKLNVLVMTSGNISDEPLICKDKEAIEKLGGIADAFLTHDREIYRQVDDSIVHIIKNEPVLLRRSRGFVPQVFISKKSACADIFAAGADLKNTFCFVKKNRFIVSEHIGDMADASVYKHWLGSIEHLKKLIKVNPSIVACDMHPGYFSSQYAGKLKADKLFEVQHHWAHIASVLAEHNIDEKVIGLVADGTGYGNDGAIWGCECLIASLDDFQRFGHLAYFPLAGGDIAAKEAIRPIIGLMKKYNLSVPENILNEIEPNKEKRTAIEQQIEKNINTISTSSLGRLFDAAAALCGLGNYNHFEAQLPMAIEAIADKRIKESYPFALRENGVITVEIGDMLKGIIADRANGADKGVIAAKFHNTIAEFFLALTKKASQKTGINTAAVSGGVFCNRFLLERLIDLLQKAGLRVLFNQSVPANDGCISLGQAAIAARAI, from the coding sequence ATGACAATTATTAGAAAAAAAATAACGGTACACGGACAGGTGCAGGGAATCGGGTTTCGGCCTTTTGTTTTCAAACTCGCAAACGAGCTTAAACTGACAGGCTTCGTTTATAATTACACACAGGGCGTAATAATAGAAATTCAGGGCATAAAAAGCATCGCCGATAACTTTATAGAAAGATTAAAAAATGCCCGCGAAGAAAAGCCGCTCATAAAAATTATCTCTCTCGATTCGGCGGATGTCGAGCCGATTGCGGATGAAAAGACTTTCGAGATAAAACGAAGCATCGCCGGTGGAACGATAATCGCCGAAGTTACCGCCGATATAGCGACCTGCGAAGACTGTTTGAGGGAACTGTTCGACAAAGGAGATTTTCGATACCGCTACCCTTTCATCAACTGCACAAACTGCGGGCCGCGATATTCAATTATAAAAACAATACCTTATGACAGGCCGAACACGACAATGTCCGATTTTGCGATGTGCGACAAATGCAGAGAGCAATATGAAAATCCGTCCGACAGACGATTTCACGCCCAGCCCGTCGCCTGTCCTGTATGCGGGCCAAAGATTAAACTTTGCGAAAGCAACGGAAAGGAAATTGAAAGCGATTCCGATAAAGTTATTGCGGAAACAGTTCGTCTCCTGCTGGAAGGGAAGATTTTAGCAATTAAAGGGCTTGGCGGTTTTCATCTTGCCTGCGATGCTGAAAACGATAACGCCGTCAAACAACTCCGGCTACGCAAGATGCGGGACGATAAACCTTTCGCTATGATGGCGGCCGATATAGAAAAAATCAGACAGTTCGCCGAGGTCGATAAAACATCTGAAGAAACTCTGAAAAGCATTCAGGCTCCGATTGTGCTTTTGCCTAAAAAAGAGCCGAACACAATCGCGCCGTCTGTCGCGGCAGGAGTCAATACCTTCGGCTTTATGCTGCCCTATACCCCACTGCATCATCTAATCTTCGCCGGGAAAAAGCTAAACGTCCTCGTGATGACCAGCGGAAATATCTCCGATGAGCCTTTGATTTGCAAAGACAAAGAAGCAATTGAAAAACTGGGCGGCATAGCCGATGCGTTTTTGACACACGACAGAGAAATTTACCGGCAGGTCGATGATTCCATCGTTCACATTATAAAAAACGAACCCGTTTTGCTTCGGCGGTCGAGGGGATTTGTGCCGCAGGTTTTTATTTCAAAGAAATCTGCCTGCGCGGATATATTCGCGGCAGGAGCGGATTTGAAAAATACATTCTGCTTCGTAAAAAAGAACCGGTTCATCGTCAGCGAGCATATAGGCGATATGGCTGACGCGAGCGTTTACAAACACTGGCTCGGCTCAATCGAACATCTCAAGAAACTTATTAAGGTTAATCCTTCGATTGTCGCCTGCGATATGCATCCGGGTTATTTTTCGAGCCAATATGCAGGAAAACTTAAAGCAGACAAACTTTTCGAGGTTCAGCATCACTGGGCGCATATCGCTTCCGTTCTTGCCGAACATAATATAGATGAAAAAGTTATTGGACTTGTCGCAGACGGCACAGGTTATGGCAATGACGGGGCAATCTGGGGCTGCGAATGTCTGATTGCCTCGCTCGACGATTTCCAGAGGTTCGGACATTTGGCGTACTTTCCGCTCGCAGGCGGAGACATTGCGGCGAAAGAAGCAATCAGGCCGATAATCGGCCTGATGAAAAAATATAATCTTTCTGTCCCTGAAAATATTCTTAATGAAATCGAGCCGAATAAAGAAAAAAGAACTGCAATCGAGCAGCAGATTGAAAAAAATATAAATACCATATCAACATCGAGCCTGGGCAGGTTATTCGACGCGGCGGCGGCTCTTTGCGGACTCGGGAACTATAACCACTTCGAGGCGCAGCTTCCGATGGCCATTGAGGCGATAGCGGATAAAAGGATTAAGGAAAGTTATCCGTTCGCTTTGCGGGAAAACGGAGTTATCACAGTGGAAATCGGGGATATGCTCAAAGGCATCATAGCCGACAGAGCGAACGGGGCCGACAAAGGGGTTATCGCGGCAAAATTTCACAATACAATAGCTGAATTTTTCCTTGCCCTGACAAAAAAGGCAAGCCAGAAAACCGGCATAAATACCGCTGCCGTAAGCGGAGGGGTGTTCTGCAACAGGTTTCTTTTGGAAAGGTTAATTGATTTGTTGCAAAAAGCCGGATTGCGGGTATTATTTAATCAGTCAGTACCGGCTAACGATGGGTGTATTTCACTGGGACAGGCGGCCATTGCGGCCAGAGCCATATAA
- a CDS encoding desulfoferrodoxin produces MAKKLEIYKCMLCGNIVEVTHGGDGELVCCGQPMKLFVENTTEGAKEKHVPIIEKIDGGYKVKVGSVAHPMEEKHYIEWIELQADGKVYKQYLAPGQKPEAVFKIDAVKVTAREYCNIHGLWKA; encoded by the coding sequence ATGGCAAAAAAACTTGAAATTTACAAATGTATGTTGTGCGGAAATATTGTCGAGGTTACACACGGCGGCGACGGAGAGCTTGTCTGCTGCGGCCAGCCGATGAAATTGTTTGTGGAAAATACCACCGAAGGCGCGAAGGAAAAGCACGTGCCGATAATCGAAAAAATCGACGGCGGATACAAAGTAAAGGTCGGCTCGGTCGCACATCCGATGGAAGAAAAACATTATATCGAATGGATTGAACTGCAGGCTGACGGAAAAGTTTACAAACAATATCTCGCACCGGGACAAAAACCGGAGGCTGTGTTTAAAATAGACGCTGTAAAAGTAACCGCAAGAGAATACTGCAATATCCACGGCTTGTGGAAAGCCTAA
- a CDS encoding ferritin family protein codes for MTASFTIAEIFEIAEQIERNGAKFYRLAAEKTKDKSLKPFFLRLAEMEDNHEKIFADMRANLLTQSDDAGVFDPDNEVIYYLKAMAKNAGWEGKAAPKVEFTGNETPEQVLKIAIAAERASIDYYIGIKELVKSQAGKSKIDEIIREEMGHVVTLQKHLE; via the coding sequence ATGACGGCAAGTTTCACAATCGCTGAAATATTTGAAATCGCCGAACAAATCGAACGCAACGGCGCAAAGTTCTACCGGCTGGCAGCGGAAAAAACAAAAGATAAATCGCTCAAGCCGTTTTTCTTGCGGCTTGCGGAAATGGAAGATAACCATGAAAAGATTTTCGCCGATATGCGGGCAAATCTACTGACGCAAAGCGACGATGCGGGCGTTTTCGACCCTGACAACGAAGTGATTTATTACTTAAAGGCGATGGCTAAAAACGCCGGCTGGGAAGGAAAAGCCGCCCCGAAAGTCGAATTTACCGGCAATGAAACGCCGGAGCAGGTGCTGAAAATCGCTATTGCCGCTGAAAGAGCTTCTATAGATTACTATATCGGCATTAAGGAACTTGTGAAGTCGCAGGCCGGCAAAAGCAAAATCGACGAAATAATAAGAGAAGAAATGGGACACGTTGTAACCCTGCAGAAACATCTCGAATAA
- a CDS encoding TRAP transporter large permease: MSLTAIGLFGIIALMAVLFLTATPVSFAMAVVGFVGFCCVVSFDAAVNMVGSVLWSTFSKYDLTVIPLFILMGQIVFYSGINEKLYHAAFNWVGHIRGGIAMATVLACSAFASICGSNTATAATMATVALPQMKKYHYHPRLSTGSVAAGSTLGVVIPPSVVLILIGLSTEQSIVKLFYGGIGAGILLTFLLIATVYIICLIKPQWGPVGEKVDFKTKVKSLSGAGEMILLFLLVIIGLYAGYFTPAEAGGAGAFIALVIAAARRQMPLKQFLGALKDTLRASSMVIMIVAGAMIFGKFLAVTRLPYNIADWVVTLSVPKSVIMLTIFAIYIIGGMIMDALALLIITLPIFFPIAANLGYNPLWFGVTITVITTLGAISPPVGATTYVVAGVAKDVGLKNVFKGVSYFMPAYIICVLLLMAFPKIITLLPALIK; encoded by the coding sequence ATGAGTCTTACAGCGATTGGTTTGTTCGGCATAATTGCCCTTATGGCCGTTTTATTTCTTACGGCCACGCCTGTCAGTTTCGCAATGGCGGTGGTAGGCTTTGTCGGTTTTTGCTGCGTCGTGTCGTTCGATGCCGCGGTAAATATGGTCGGTTCGGTTTTATGGTCGACTTTTTCAAAATACGACCTTACCGTAATACCGTTATTCATCCTTATGGGTCAGATTGTTTTTTATTCCGGCATAAACGAAAAGCTGTATCACGCGGCTTTTAACTGGGTAGGTCATATTCGCGGCGGAATAGCAATGGCGACGGTGCTCGCCTGTTCGGCCTTTGCGTCGATTTGCGGCTCGAACACGGCAACTGCCGCCACGATGGCTACGGTGGCGCTGCCTCAAATGAAAAAATATCATTATCATCCCCGCTTAAGCACCGGTTCCGTCGCGGCCGGTTCGACACTGGGCGTTGTAATTCCACCGAGCGTCGTATTGATATTGATAGGTTTGTCAACGGAGCAGTCGATAGTAAAACTTTTTTACGGCGGCATCGGCGCCGGTATATTGCTTACGTTCCTGCTTATAGCAACGGTTTATATTATTTGCCTTATAAAACCTCAATGGGGTCCGGTCGGCGAAAAAGTAGATTTCAAAACGAAGGTAAAATCGTTGTCCGGCGCAGGCGAAATGATTCTGCTTTTTCTGCTGGTAATAATCGGTCTTTACGCAGGCTATTTCACACCTGCCGAGGCGGGCGGAGCCGGGGCTTTCATCGCTTTGGTTATCGCCGCTGCACGCAGACAAATGCCGTTAAAGCAGTTCCTCGGCGCTTTAAAGGATACGCTCAGGGCCTCGAGTATGGTGATAATGATTGTCGCAGGCGCGATGATTTTCGGGAAATTTTTAGCCGTTACCCGGCTGCCTTACAATATCGCCGACTGGGTAGTAACATTATCTGTTCCCAAAAGCGTTATTATGCTGACAATTTTCGCGATTTATATTATCGGCGGAATGATTATGGACGCCCTGGCCCTGCTGATAATAACACTGCCGATATTTTTCCCGATTGCCGCCAATTTAGGTTATAACCCATTGTGGTTCGGCGTAACCATTACAGTGATTACAACTTTGGGAGCAATCAGTCCGCCGGTCGGCGCGACAACTTATGTCGTGGCGGGAGTCGCGAAAGATGTCGGTCTTAAAAATGTTTTTAAAGGTGTAAGTTATTTTATGCCAGCGTATATTATATGTGTTCTTCTGCTGATGGCTTTCCCGAAAATAATTACCCTGCTGCCGGCATTGATAAAATAA